The following are from one region of the Paenibacillus protaetiae genome:
- a CDS encoding APC family permease, which produces MGYSDKETAPPASQLVPKRKLTLVDAIGSTLAQMAPAAAIYYGLPVIFIATGIGSPLTLLLSAVAIIIVGLSLTRFSAKHPSSGSMIKYIGMSFGGVTGTASSIVFIAGTVFLAASAFIELGGWTADSLALYGIHIHWAIPTVVLGVLIWGLTVIGIDRSTKIASIALIIEVLVLLGVTIYILLDPPNGLSAKPFVPSSVTDGLAGIGLGFPLAIYLFIGFENSAALAEETQNPKRNTKRAVLISIAIMTVFYLLVSYAVIAGFGNNNEELVASSNPFMVLADRYLGDFSFLAVIAGFTSIVGMTIACLNGFSRVAFNSAREGLIPSKISLVSKWQTPASALSLLSGLGIVFALLFGFAGDTWVTGFGYLGTIGTIPLLLIYALLNIAVMVYPNDDLNFFQRYVLPALGVISIALPIWAMIQPGQPKPVSFFPWIIFGIVVISLIYAWLKIKRDPSLPSRIGAAAAEPAGEYEANASSL; this is translated from the coding sequence ATGGGTTATTCGGATAAAGAAACCGCGCCGCCGGCCAGCCAGTTAGTGCCGAAACGGAAGCTGACGCTGGTGGATGCGATCGGATCTACATTAGCGCAAATGGCGCCGGCAGCTGCGATTTATTACGGCCTTCCGGTTATTTTCATTGCGACCGGCATTGGTTCGCCGCTTACGCTTCTTTTGTCAGCTGTGGCTATTATTATCGTCGGACTCAGCCTCACCAGGTTTTCAGCCAAACATCCTTCAAGCGGCTCGATGATCAAATATATCGGCATGTCGTTTGGCGGGGTGACGGGAACGGCTTCTTCCATTGTTTTTATCGCGGGCACGGTGTTTCTTGCCGCTTCGGCTTTTATCGAGCTTGGAGGCTGGACAGCCGATTCGCTTGCTTTATACGGCATTCATATTCACTGGGCGATTCCGACAGTGGTGCTTGGCGTTCTGATCTGGGGGCTGACCGTTATCGGAATCGACCGCTCGACCAAAATTGCCAGCATTGCACTTATCATTGAAGTGCTTGTCCTGCTGGGCGTAACTATCTATATTCTGCTCGATCCGCCCAACGGGCTGTCGGCGAAACCATTCGTTCCTTCGTCGGTAACGGACGGCCTGGCCGGTATCGGGCTTGGTTTTCCTCTCGCTATTTATTTGTTTATCGGCTTTGAGAACTCGGCTGCGCTGGCCGAAGAAACGCAAAATCCGAAACGCAATACGAAACGCGCCGTCCTTATCAGCATTGCGATTATGACCGTGTTCTACCTGCTCGTCAGCTACGCTGTCATTGCCGGCTTTGGCAACAATAACGAAGAACTGGTTGCCAGCTCGAATCCGTTCATGGTGCTGGCCGACCGTTATTTGGGCGATTTCTCGTTCCTTGCGGTTATCGCCGGGTTTACGAGTATCGTCGGCATGACAATTGCCTGTCTTAACGGCTTCTCGCGGGTTGCATTCAACTCGGCGCGCGAAGGGCTGATTCCGTCGAAAATAAGCCTCGTTTCCAAATGGCAGACGCCGGCCAGCGCGTTGTCCCTGCTAAGCGGCTTGGGCATTGTTTTCGCCTTGCTGTTTGGTTTTGCGGGCGATACATGGGTAACAGGCTTTGGCTATCTCGGGACGATCGGAACGATTCCGCTGCTGCTTATTTATGCGCTGCTTAATATTGCCGTTATGGTATATCCGAACGACGATTTAAACTTCTTCCAGCGTTACGTGCTGCCGGCGTTAGGCGTCATCAGCATTGCGCTGCCGATCTGGGCGATGATCCAGCCGGGACAGCCTAAGCCGGTCAGCTTTTTCCCATGGATTATATTCGGAATCGTTGTCATCAGCCTGATCTATGCCTGGCTCAAAATCAAACGCGACCCTTCGCTGCCCAGCCGGATTGGAGCTGCTGCAGCGGAGCCGGCCGGAGAATATGAGGCGAATGCCTCTTCGCTGTAA
- a CDS encoding acyl-CoA dehydrogenase family protein gives MASNTLAAAADYDQLVLAIRQTVDEVIRPNAERIDREGVFPEENLQALADKGWNSLIIPAEYDGLGLDYTAFALAAEEIGKGCPSTSLIYVMHVGAAQTLVYYGSEDQKQRWLKPVRQGAIGTHSMSEKATGGHTWFNLSEAKRDGDDYILDLEKSFTTSGGHADFYVLQTRTPGAQQPTDLSYFIVDGKHPGISAGPWEALGVRGNQSGPLKLDHVRVPRADLLVGENRAIEIAFNGVDPLYLLGIGSAWIGVAAEALSIVVERVKKTVHRDFNRSLADYQVIRQQLANAKISLSALKPWQLALADKYNRYEAEGRPLGELWYEATEFKIHATEVANQVVSAAMDVTGGYGYKKGTIERLYRDVRAGLVLAPSNHLARELVGKELVGQPPELFKQGGE, from the coding sequence ATGGCAAGCAATACTTTGGCAGCGGCAGCGGATTACGATCAGCTCGTTCTTGCGATTCGACAAACTGTTGATGAAGTCATCCGGCCCAATGCAGAGCGGATCGACCGGGAAGGCGTGTTTCCGGAAGAAAATTTGCAGGCTCTTGCGGACAAAGGCTGGAACAGCCTTATCATTCCCGCCGAATATGACGGCCTGGGGCTCGATTATACCGCTTTCGCATTGGCTGCGGAAGAGATCGGCAAAGGATGCCCGTCGACTTCGCTGATTTATGTCATGCATGTCGGCGCAGCGCAAACGCTTGTGTATTACGGTTCGGAGGACCAGAAGCAGCGCTGGCTGAAGCCGGTCCGCCAAGGTGCGATCGGCACCCATTCGATGAGCGAGAAGGCAACGGGCGGCCATACATGGTTTAACTTAAGCGAAGCTAAGCGCGATGGCGACGATTATATATTGGATTTGGAAAAATCGTTTACGACAAGCGGCGGCCATGCCGACTTCTATGTGCTGCAGACCCGCACGCCGGGCGCGCAGCAGCCGACCGACCTCAGTTACTTCATCGTTGACGGCAAGCATCCCGGCATATCGGCCGGTCCCTGGGAAGCGCTTGGCGTGCGCGGTAACCAAAGCGGTCCGCTGAAGCTGGATCATGTCCGCGTGCCAAGGGCGGATTTGCTCGTCGGCGAAAACCGGGCAATCGAAATTGCGTTTAACGGCGTTGACCCGCTGTATTTGCTCGGGATCGGATCCGCCTGGATCGGCGTGGCGGCAGAAGCATTGTCCATCGTCGTAGAGCGGGTGAAAAAAACGGTACACCGCGACTTCAACCGCAGCCTAGCCGATTATCAGGTCATTCGGCAGCAGCTGGCGAATGCGAAGATCAGCCTTAGCGCGTTGAAGCCTTGGCAGCTGGCGCTGGCTGATAAATATAACCGTTATGAAGCTGAAGGCAGGCCGCTTGGCGAGCTGTGGTATGAAGCGACGGAATTCAAAATCCATGCGACGGAGGTTGCGAACCAGGTCGTATCGGCTGCGATGGATGTAACAGGCGGTTACGGGTACAAAAAAGGAACGATCGAACGCTTATACCGCGATGTGCGTGCAGGTCTCGTGCTGGCGCCATCGAATCATCTGGCGCGCGAGCTGGTCGGCAAAGAGCTGGTCGGGCAGCCGCCGGAGCTGTTCAAGCAGGGCGGGGAGTAA
- a CDS encoding acyl-CoA dehydrogenase family protein has protein sequence MATATASSYLTIAAELAGRFREDAAERDKAGGTPVRQRGWIRESGLLKLLIPAEYGGLGGQWSDVLRVVREFARTDAALAHLYGYHFLCLIAPHLAGTEEQKRYFYEITAANNYFWGNSSNPLQKTIIGRRSEDGVIVNGSKAFSSGSPDSDLLAISWNDSESGEYYEGIIPSGRTGVEIVDDWDNMGQRQTGSGTVKFHDVRVEPHEILETPYAGQTVFSTLVPQLSQSILASIFIGSAAGALEEAKAYTLQHARPWYTSGLERASEEPSTLSRYGDMWADYQAALSLVEKSDRLLDAAWAKEEALGEEERGELAVLVAASNVQAGKMALDVTSRIFEVMGARATASKYGFDRFWRNVRTHSLHNPAEFKLRSVGNWYLTGSAPVPGFYS, from the coding sequence ATGGCAACAGCAACGGCATCTTCTTATTTGACAATAGCAGCGGAGTTAGCTGGCCGTTTCCGCGAGGATGCGGCGGAGCGCGACAAAGCAGGCGGCACGCCTGTCCGCCAGCGCGGCTGGATCCGCGAAAGCGGCCTCCTGAAGCTGCTTATTCCGGCCGAATACGGCGGGCTTGGCGGACAATGGTCTGACGTGCTGCGCGTCGTACGGGAATTCGCCCGGACGGATGCGGCATTGGCGCATTTGTACGGCTATCATTTTTTGTGCCTGATCGCACCTCATCTGGCGGGAACGGAGGAGCAGAAGCGTTATTTCTATGAAATTACTGCGGCAAATAACTATTTTTGGGGCAACTCTTCTAATCCGCTTCAGAAAACGATCATCGGCAGACGTTCCGAAGACGGCGTTATCGTTAACGGCTCAAAGGCGTTCAGTTCGGGATCGCCGGATTCGGACCTGCTTGCCATCTCCTGGAACGACAGCGAGTCCGGCGAATACTACGAGGGGATTATTCCGTCCGGGCGTACAGGCGTTGAGATTGTTGACGATTGGGACAATATGGGCCAGCGCCAGACTGGCAGCGGTACGGTAAAATTTCACGATGTACGGGTAGAGCCGCATGAAATTCTCGAGACGCCGTATGCCGGGCAAACGGTGTTCTCTACGCTTGTTCCGCAGTTGTCGCAGAGCATACTCGCCAGTATATTCATTGGAAGCGCGGCGGGCGCGCTGGAGGAAGCGAAAGCTTACACGCTCCAGCATGCCCGGCCATGGTATACTTCGGGGCTGGAGCGGGCATCGGAGGAGCCTTCGACATTAAGCCGTTACGGCGATATGTGGGCGGATTATCAAGCAGCGTTGAGCTTGGTTGAGAAGTCCGACCGCCTGCTCGACGCAGCTTGGGCGAAGGAAGAGGCATTAGGCGAAGAGGAGCGGGGAGAACTGGCGGTATTGGTGGCGGCGTCTAACGTTCAAGCGGGCAAGATGGCACTTGATGTGACAAGCCGGATCTTCGAAGTGATGGGTGCTAGAGCGACGGCGTCGAAATACGGATTCGACCGGTTCTGGCGCAATGTCCGCACCCATTCGCTTCATAACCCGGCCGAGTTCAAGCTGCGCAGCGTAGGCAATTGGTATTTGACCGGATCGGCGCCGGTTCCTGGTTTTTATTCCTAA
- the sfnG gene encoding dimethylsulfone monooxygenase SfnG, translating to MALQFAYWVPNVSGGLVISNIPQKTGWSFEDNARYAKMAEEAGFDFALLQTRFVASYGADNQLEAITLASALAAVTSRIKLIAAVLPGLWHPGTVAKMLATIDQISHGRAAVNVVSGWFKGEFHHYGEPWLDHDERYRRSEEFIRVLKQMWTEDEASFRGDFYRLNGAPMKPKPVQAPPVFQGGNSAAARQMAARVSDWYFMNGNTIGGFKAQIDELKAAAAANNRELKFGANAFVIVRDTEEEARQVLRDIIAYANPEAVEGFRSQVSFAGKASPEREGMWANSDFTDLVQYNDGFKTGLIGTAEQVADRIIALRKIGIDLILIGFLHYEEDITAFGEKVIPLVREKEAALGLSAVQPQVNW from the coding sequence ATGGCTTTGCAATTTGCGTATTGGGTACCGAATGTAAGCGGAGGACTTGTCATTTCGAATATTCCGCAAAAAACCGGATGGTCGTTTGAAGATAATGCCCGTTATGCCAAAATGGCGGAAGAGGCGGGCTTTGATTTCGCCTTGCTGCAGACGCGGTTCGTTGCCAGCTACGGAGCGGATAATCAGCTGGAGGCGATTACGCTAGCTTCTGCGCTTGCTGCGGTAACGAGCAGAATCAAGCTAATCGCAGCTGTGCTGCCGGGGCTGTGGCATCCCGGGACGGTTGCCAAAATGCTGGCGACGATCGATCAGATCAGCCATGGCCGGGCTGCTGTTAATGTGGTGAGCGGCTGGTTCAAGGGCGAGTTTCACCATTACGGCGAACCATGGCTCGATCATGATGAGCGCTACCGCCGATCGGAAGAGTTCATCCGTGTCTTGAAACAGATGTGGACAGAGGACGAAGCCAGCTTCCGCGGCGACTTTTACCGCCTGAACGGCGCTCCGATGAAACCAAAGCCTGTTCAGGCTCCGCCGGTGTTCCAAGGAGGCAACTCGGCTGCTGCCCGCCAGATGGCGGCGAGGGTATCCGACTGGTATTTCATGAACGGCAATACGATCGGCGGATTTAAGGCGCAGATCGACGAGCTTAAAGCGGCAGCCGCTGCCAACAATCGGGAGCTGAAATTTGGCGCGAATGCGTTTGTTATTGTACGGGATACGGAAGAAGAAGCGCGCCAGGTGCTGCGCGACATTATCGCGTATGCGAATCCGGAGGCAGTGGAAGGGTTTCGCAGCCAGGTCAGCTTTGCGGGCAAAGCTTCACCGGAACGGGAAGGCATGTGGGCGAATTCGGATTTCACCGATCTTGTCCAATACAATGACGGCTTTAAGACCGGCCTGATTGGTACCGCGGAGCAGGTGGCAGACCGCATTATCGCCTTGCGCAAAATCGGCATAGACCTGATATTGATCGGTTTTCTGCATTATGAAGAAGATATCACAGCATTCGGCGAAAAGGTTATTCCGCTGGTACGCGAGAAGGAAGCAGCGCTTGGGCTGTCTGCTGTGCAGCCGCAGGTCAACTGGTAA